From the genome of Nocardia mangyaensis:
TCGCATCGAGGACCTCTCGGTGATCAGTTCACAGAGAACGGACGGGTGGTGGTGGGTGTTCCGGGTGTCGCGGCAGGCGGAGTCGTCGCGCCGCCGGATGAGGCGCCATCGGCTCCTGTCCCGAACGGAAATTGTCCCCCACCAGATGGTGCGGTTGTGGTAGACGCGCCGGTCGGGGTCGTGAATATTCCGGCACCGCGGGTATCGGACCCGCCGACCGGCACCGCACCCTGCCCCGACACCGCCGCCGCGTCGCGGGCCAGGGCGGCGAACCACTCGGCGACGTACCGGGTGGGCGTCGCGCCGTCGGCGCCGACGCCCATGCGCGAGTAGGCGTGGTGGCGCTGCAGGGCGTCCCAGTAGCGCACCCAGGTGGTGACGTCGAGCAGTTCCTGATTGTCGGTGACGTTCTGCTGCACGGCGGTGAACGCCTCGTTGACCAGTCGCACACCGGTGGTCGGTGGGACGAGTTGCGGGACCGCACCGACGAGCTTGGTGCCGAGCACGGTCAGCCCGGCCAGCGGGTTGCTCAGTGTGGCGGTGGCCAATTCGGCGATGGCGGCCGGGCTGATCACCGTCTTCACGACGGTGGCCACCGCGTTGAGTCCGATCATGCCGACCTTGAGCAGCGCCTGGAACGCGGCATTGACATCGAGCGGGGTGCGCGGGTCGGCGGCATCGGCCAGGCGCTGGGAGATCGACTTCTTCGGCGAGATCGACAGCGCCGCGAGCGTGCTGCCGGAGATGTCCTCGTTGACCACCGTGGACGCGGTCTTGATCGAGGTGTACGCCAGGGCCTGCGCGATCGAGACCAGCGAGCCGATCGGGTCGCCGCCGGAGAGTTTCAGCTGGCCGACCAGGTTGGTCACCGCGCGCAGGATCGGCGCGCCCTGCGGTGCGTCGCAGGCGAGATCGCCGGTGGCGCAGAAGCTTGCGACGCGTCCGGTGAGTTTGCCGAAATCGACGGCCTGGTCGCGCTGCGGTCCGAGCCCGCCGCCGGGGGCGGGCGCCTGGCGCGCCGCGGCGACCTCGGCCAAGGCCGCGCCCTCGGTGCCCGGCGCGGCCGCCGGGGTCGTCCGGTCGGGGGCGCCGGGGAACAGGGGTGCGTTCTCATTGCGGGTGGGGTCGGCGAACAGCGCGACCGCGGCGACCTTGTCGGCGGGCAGCACGCCCATACCGGCGCCGACCTCCTGCGCGAACAGCGAGGCCACGTGGGCGCCTTGCGAATACCCGATCACGGCGATTCGCGTGTCCGGGCAGCGCCCGGTCACCTGGGCGGCCATCGAGCGCAGCCGCTCGACGCCGCCGTCCACCGATTCGGCGTAGGGTGCGGCGCCGCCGGGCACCGCGCCACCGAACCCGGCCTCGTAGGGCACGTAGGCCCGATCGACGAGGCCGGGCTCGGCGGCTTCGGCCAGGAGCGGACGGAACACCGTCGACAGCATGCCGGTGTCGGTGCTCGGCGCCGCGTCCGGTGAGGATTCGCCGGTGCCCTGAATCCCCAACGCGTACAGCGCCGGACACGCGCCGATCGACACCCGCGTCGACGGTGCGGTGGGTGAACCCTCTTCCGCGCGGGCCACCCCCGCCGTTACCGACCCCAAAGCGACGGCGAACGCGATCATCGTCCCCGTGAGTCGTGTCGTGCACCGAGCCATATCGATCCGCATCACAGTCCGTTTCGGCTGACCAGTGGAGCGTTGAAACGCAGTAAACCGTAACAGATTCCGGCTATCCAAAACGCTGCCCAAATCGGCCCTTCCGCTGCCCCCAGCAAACCCTGTTGCGCCAGCAATCTTCTGGCGATCGGTCAGGTGCGGGCGGGTAGACAGCGGCCCGGGCACCCTCGTCGAGGAGGATGCCCGGGCCGGGGTCGGTGTTCAGGCGGCGGAGGTCACCCGGTACACGTCGTAGACGCCTTCGACATTGCGCACCACATTGAGCAAGTGACCGAGATGCTTGGGGTCGCCCATCTCGAAGGTGAACTTGCTGATCGCGACACGGTCGCCGTGCGTGGCGACCGAGGCCGACAAGATGTTGACCTTCTCGTCGGCCAGCACCTTGGTGACGTCGGAGAGCAGCCGGGTGCGGTCGAGCGCCTCGATCTGGATGGCGACCAGGAACACCGAGGACGGCGAGGGCGCCCATTCGACCTCGATGATCCGCTCGGCCTGCGACTGCAACGATCCGGCGTTGGTGCAGTCGGTCCGGTGCACGCTGACCGCGCCACCGCGGGTGACGAAGCCCATGATCTCGTCGCCCGGGACCGGCGTGCAGCACTTGGCCAACTTGGCCACGGTGCCCGGTGCGCCGGGGATCAGCACGCCCGCGTCGCCGGTGACCCGCTGCCGGGCGGGAGTGGTCGACGGTGTCGACCGTTCGGCGAGTTCGTTCTCCACATCGCCGATGCCGCCGAGCTGGGCCATCAGCCGCTGCACCACGTGGTGCGCGGAGACCTGGTGCTCGCCGACTGCGGTGTAGAGGGCCGAGATGTCGGAGTAGTGCAGTTCGTGCGCGACCGCGGTCATCGCGTCGACGCTCATCAAACGCTGCAGCGGCAGCCCGACGCGACGGACCTCCTTGGAGATCTGCTCCTTGCCGCTCTCGAGCGCTTCCTCGCGCCGTTCTTTGGCAAACCACTGGCGAATCTTGGCCTTGGCACGGGGTGAGACGACGAAGTTCTGCCAGTCCCGGCTCGGTCCGGCGTTCTGCGCCTTCGAGGTGAACACCTCGACGACCTCGCCGTTCTCGAGCTGGCGTTCCAGCGCGACCAGCCGTCCGTTGACCCTGGCACCGATGCACTTGTGCCCGACCTCGGTGTGCACCGCGTAGGCGAAGTCGACCGGGGTGGACTTCTGCGGCAGCGTGATCACATCGCCCTTGGGCGTGAACACGAAGATCTCCGGCGACTTGAGGTCGAAGCGCAGCGACTCCAGGAACTCGGCGGGGTCGGCGGCCTCGCGCTGCCAGTCGAGCAGTTGGCGCATCCACGCCATGTCGTCGACCTCGGCGGCGTCACCGGAGTGCTTGCCCTTGGTCTCCTTGTAGCGCCAATGCGCGGCGATGCCGAACTCGGCGGTGCGGTGCATGTCCTGGGTGCGGATCTGCACTTCCAGGGGCTTGCCGTCGGGGCCGACGACGGTGGTGTGCAGCGACTGGTAGACGCCGTAGCGCGGCTGGGCGATGTAGTCCTTGAACCGGCCGGCCATCGGCTGCCACAGCGAGTGCACGACGCCGACGGCGGCGTAGCAGTCGCGCACCTCCTCGCAGAGGATGCGCATGCCGACCAGGTCGTGGATGTCGTCGAAGTCTTTGCCCTTGACGATCATCTTCTGGTAGATCGACCAATAGTGTTTGGGCCGCCCCTCGACGATCGCGTTGATCCGTGACGCGGCCAGGGTGTTGGTGATCTCGGCGCGCACCTTGGCCAGGTAGGTGTCGCGCGAGGGCGCGCGGTCGGCGACCAGGCGCACGATCTCGTCGTATTTCTTGGGGTGCAGGATCGCGAACGCGAGGTCCTCGAGTTCCCACTTGACCGTGGCCATGCCGAGGCGATGCGCGAGCGGCGCGATCACCTCAAGGGTCTCCTTGGCCTTCTTGGCCTGCTTCTCCGGCGGCAGGAACCGCATGGTGCGCATGTTGTGCAACCGGTCGGCGACCTTGATCACCAGCACGCGCGGGTCGCGGGCCATGGCGATGATCATTTTGCGGATCGTCTCGGCCTCGGCGGCGGCGCCCAGGTTGACCTTGTCGAGCTTGGTGACACCGTCGACGAGGTGGGCGACTTCCTGCCCGAACTCCTCTTTGAGCTGCTCGAGTGAATAGCCGGTGTCCTCGACGGTGTCGTGCAGCAGGGCCGCGACCAGGGTGGTCGTGTCCATACCCAGCTCGGCGAGGATGTTGGCGACGGCGAGGGGGTGGGTGATGTAAGGGTCGCCGGATTTGCGGAACTGTTTGGCATGACGCTCGTCGGCGACGTCGAAGGCGCGCTGCAGCAGTCCCAGGTTGGCCTTCGGGTACAGCTCGCGGTGCACGGTGGCCAGCGGCTCCAGCACCGGCTTGACCGCCGCGATCCCGCGCTGACCGGTCATCCGCCGGGCCAGCCTGGCCCGCACCCGGCGCGAGGCCGAGCTGGGCACGGCTGCGGTCGGGGACTGTTTGGCCTGCGTGGCGGGCTCGGGGGTCGCCGGGGCACCGGCGGTCCGCGGGGCGTCGGTGGACTCCTGCCCAACCTTCGCCTCGCCGAGTTGTCGAGTCATGCCACCGCCTCTCACGCTGCATTCGGACCGCATCGGCCGAGTGCTGCAACCGCCCGGACCACCAACTTTAGTCCCCACACCGACCTGGTGTTCGAATCCCCGCGGTCACAGGCATGCGACGGTAGTGCCTCGCCGCCGACGCGTCACCCCCCTACCCCCGATCAGCCCGGATTCGCAGCCGGAAAATCGGACAGGAACTGCGCGAATGGGCTCATTCAGCCCTCGGCGGACGTGAAAGCCCACACCACCGCCGGGCGCCCGGTCGCCTTCACCCGGCGCCGTTCCCCGGTGCGCTCGAGGCCGGGGATGGCGGCGAGGGTCCGGTTGAGGTTGGCCGGGTCGGGGCGTACCCCGTGCAGGGAGGTACTGAGGTCGACCGCGCGGGTGGCGGGGAACTGCTCGCCCGCCAACGCCCTGGTCAGGTGCTGGTCCTTCCAGAGGAGCCCGGCCAGCAGCGTCCGGCTGGTGTCGACGATGCGATTGTGGTCGAACGCCAGCGGCGGGACCTCGTCGAAGCCGACCCATTCCGCGGGGCCGTCGTGTTCGGCCACGACCGCCCACAT
Proteins encoded in this window:
- a CDS encoding NUDIX hydrolase, translated to MEQSVVSIDVVTLRCWDAESAVSVGIAPREFEPFTGELALPGVLLGRGERLAEAARRAVHTKLGVPDEAIGAVGQLVTFDEPHRDPRGPTLSIAMWAVVAEHDGPAEWVGFDEVPPLAFDHNRIVDTSRTLLAGLLWKDQHLTRALAGEQFPATRAVDLSTSLHGVRPDPANLNRTLAAIPGLERTGERRRVKATGRPAVVWAFTSAEG
- a CDS encoding cutinase family protein, giving the protein MIAFAVALGSVTAGVARAEEGSPTAPSTRVSIGACPALYALGIQGTGESSPDAAPSTDTGMLSTVFRPLLAEAAEPGLVDRAYVPYEAGFGGAVPGGAAPYAESVDGGVERLRSMAAQVTGRCPDTRIAVIGYSQGAHVASLFAQEVGAGMGVLPADKVAAVALFADPTRNENAPLFPGAPDRTTPAAAPGTEGAALAEVAAARQAPAPGGGLGPQRDQAVDFGKLTGRVASFCATGDLACDAPQGAPILRAVTNLVGQLKLSGGDPIGSLVSIAQALAYTSIKTASTVVNEDISGSTLAALSISPKKSISQRLADAADPRTPLDVNAAFQALLKVGMIGLNAVATVVKTVISPAAIAELATATLSNPLAGLTVLGTKLVGAVPQLVPPTTGVRLVNEAFTAVQQNVTDNQELLDVTTWVRYWDALQRHHAYSRMGVGADGATPTRYVAEWFAALARDAAAVSGQGAVPVGGSDTRGAGIFTTPTGASTTTAPSGGGQFPFGTGADGASSGGATTPPAATPGTPTTTRPFSVN
- a CDS encoding RelA/SpoT family protein produces the protein MTRQLGEAKVGQESTDAPRTAGAPATPEPATQAKQSPTAAVPSSASRRVRARLARRMTGQRGIAAVKPVLEPLATVHRELYPKANLGLLQRAFDVADERHAKQFRKSGDPYITHPLAVANILAELGMDTTTLVAALLHDTVEDTGYSLEQLKEEFGQEVAHLVDGVTKLDKVNLGAAAEAETIRKMIIAMARDPRVLVIKVADRLHNMRTMRFLPPEKQAKKAKETLEVIAPLAHRLGMATVKWELEDLAFAILHPKKYDEIVRLVADRAPSRDTYLAKVRAEITNTLAASRINAIVEGRPKHYWSIYQKMIVKGKDFDDIHDLVGMRILCEEVRDCYAAVGVVHSLWQPMAGRFKDYIAQPRYGVYQSLHTTVVGPDGKPLEVQIRTQDMHRTAEFGIAAHWRYKETKGKHSGDAAEVDDMAWMRQLLDWQREAADPAEFLESLRFDLKSPEIFVFTPKGDVITLPQKSTPVDFAYAVHTEVGHKCIGARVNGRLVALERQLENGEVVEVFTSKAQNAGPSRDWQNFVVSPRAKAKIRQWFAKERREEALESGKEQISKEVRRVGLPLQRLMSVDAMTAVAHELHYSDISALYTAVGEHQVSAHHVVQRLMAQLGGIGDVENELAERSTPSTTPARQRVTGDAGVLIPGAPGTVAKLAKCCTPVPGDEIMGFVTRGGAVSVHRTDCTNAGSLQSQAERIIEVEWAPSPSSVFLVAIQIEALDRTRLLSDVTKVLADEKVNILSASVATHGDRVAISKFTFEMGDPKHLGHLLNVVRNVEGVYDVYRVTSAA